In one Hypomesus transpacificus isolate Combined female chromosome 18, fHypTra1, whole genome shotgun sequence genomic region, the following are encoded:
- the LOC124480233 gene encoding protein ILRUN-like gives MEGMELDLDPELMQKFSCMGTTDKDILISEFQRLLGFQLNPAGCAFFLDMTNWNLQAAIGAYYDFESPNINAPCMSFVEDVTIGEGESVPPDTPFTKTWRIQNTGAESWPPGVCLKYVGGDQFGHVNMVMVRSLDPQEMADVSVQMRSPVAPGMYQGQWRMCTATGLFYGDVIWVILSVEVGGLLGVTQQLSSFQAEFNTQPHRNLEGDYNPFASPQKSKHSGSHDNSLHEDSGYKDPGDTWDGAPNPMQAEQNGLSHNSVNIASNGLQSNLSVVTYNQGLHGPYPFGQS, from the exons ATGGAGGGCATGGAATTAGACCTGGACCCAGAGCTAATGCAGAAATTCAGCTGCATGGGCACTACCGATAAAGATATTCTCATATCAGAGTTCCAGAGACTGCTTGGGTTTCAACTGAATCCCGCAGGATGCGCCTTCTTCCTTGATATGACTAATTG GAACTTACAAGCAGCAATTGGAGCCTACTATGACTTTGAGAGCCCCAACATCAATGCCCCTTGCATGTCCTTTGTGGAAGATGTGACAATCGGAGAGGGAGAGTCGGTGCCCCCTGATACACCATTTACAAAGACCTGGAGAATACAGAACACAG GAGCAGAATCCTGGCCTCCCGGGGTGTGTCTAAAGTACGTTGGAGGGGACCAGTTTGGTCACGTGAACATGGTGATGGTGCGTTCGTTAGACCCCCAGGAGATGGCGGATGTGAGTGTACAGATGCGGAGCCCTGTTGCTCCAGGGATGTACCAGGGCCAGTGGAGGATGTGCACAGCCACAGGCCTATTCTATGGGG ATGTGATCTGGGTGATCCTGAGCGTGGAGGTGGGAGGCCTCCTGGGAGTGACGCAACAGCTCTCCTCCTTTCAGGCCGAGTTCAACACCCAGCCTCACCGCAACCTGGAAGGAGACTACAACCCCTTTGCCTCGCCACAGAAGAGCAAGCACTCTGGCAGCCATGACAACAGTCTTCACGAGGACAGCGGTTACAAGGACCCTGGGGATACCTGGGATGGTGCCCCCAACCCAATGCAAGCAGAGCAAAATGGACTGTCACACAACTCTGTCAATATAGCATCAAACGGCCTCCAAAGCAACCTATCAGTAGTGACTTACAACCAG GGTTTACACGGACCCTATCCTTTCGGGCAGTCTTGA
- the LOC124480232 gene encoding SAM pointed domain-containing Ets transcription factor-like isoform X2, whose translation MLRALEDEEEDIKPPRGLPGAPERSLQGVYWDALLNDESSWRLKATTPCSLPACRAPEQRPVVNSQAQAIGSSAGLEGQLEERSLEQVQTMVVGEVMKDIETACKLLNITPEPMEWSSGHVQKWLLWTEHLYRLPQVGRQYQELSGRDLCSMTEEDFRQRSLQCGDMLYAHLDIWRSAACMKDRFSTGNDKINGADEQWPEADSCCSSQPIHLWQFLRELLLKPHNYGRSIRWLNKEKGIFKIEDSAHVARLWGIRKNRPAMNYDKLSRSIRQYYKKGIIRKPDVSQRLVYQFVKPV comes from the exons ATGCTCAGGGCattggaggatgaagaggaagacATCAAACCGCCCCGTGGCCTGCCGGGGGCGCCAGAGCGCAGCTTGCAGGGAGTCTACTGGGATGCACTGTTGAATGATGAGAGCTCCTGGCGACTGAAGGCCACAACACCCTGCTCACTACCAGCATGTAGGGCCCCAGAGCAGCGTCCAGTCGTCAACAGCCAGGCCCAGGCCATTGGCTCTTCTGCTGGGCTGGAGGGCCAGCTGGAGGAGCGCTCTCTGGAGCAGGTCCAGACCATGGTGGTAGGAGAGGTCATGAAGGACATAGAGACTGCTTGCAAACTACTCAACATCACCCCAG AGCCCATGGAGTGGAGCAGTGGGCACGTGCAGAAGTGGCTGCTGTGGACGGAGCACCTTTACAGACTCCCCCAGGTGGGCAGGCAGTACCAGGAGCTCAGCGGGAGAGACCTGTGCTCCATGACCGAGGAGGACTTCAGGCAGCGCTCGCTGCAGTGTGGAGATATGCTGTATGCTCATCTGGACATCTGGAGATCAGCTGCATGCATGAAGGATCGCTTCTCAACCGGAAATGACAAGATCAATG GTGCAGATGAGCAGTGGCCTGAGGCAGACTCATGCTGCTCCAGCCAGCCCATCCACCTGTGGCAGTTCCTGCGGGAGCTGCTCCTCAAGCCCCACAACTACGGACGCTCCATCCGCTGGCTCAACAAGGAGAAAG GAATCTTCAAAATTGAGGATTCTGCTCATGTGGCCCGGTTATGGGGAATCCGGAAGAACCGTCCAGCCATGAACTATGATAAGCTGAGTCGCTCCATACGACAGTACTACAAGAAGGGCATCATACGTAAGCCAGACGTGTCTCAGAGGCTGGTGTACCAGTTTGTtaaacctgtatga
- the LOC124480232 gene encoding SAM pointed domain-containing Ets transcription factor-like isoform X1, protein MGSPDSDRVGSTTLIPFYSSTPHTAMLRALEDEEEDIKPPRGLPGAPERSLQGVYWDALLNDESSWRLKATTPCSLPACRAPEQRPVVNSQAQAIGSSAGLEGQLEERSLEQVQTMVVGEVMKDIETACKLLNITPEPMEWSSGHVQKWLLWTEHLYRLPQVGRQYQELSGRDLCSMTEEDFRQRSLQCGDMLYAHLDIWRSAACMKDRFSTGNDKINGADEQWPEADSCCSSQPIHLWQFLRELLLKPHNYGRSIRWLNKEKGIFKIEDSAHVARLWGIRKNRPAMNYDKLSRSIRQYYKKGIIRKPDVSQRLVYQFVKPV, encoded by the exons ATGGGGAGTCCAGACTCTGACAGAGTGGGCAGTACCACACTAATCCCCTTCTACTCCAGTACCCCCCACACTGCCATGCTCAGGGCattggaggatgaagaggaagacATCAAACCGCCCCGTGGCCTGCCGGGGGCGCCAGAGCGCAGCTTGCAGGGAGTCTACTGGGATGCACTGTTGAATGATGAGAGCTCCTGGCGACTGAAGGCCACAACACCCTGCTCACTACCAGCATGTAGGGCCCCAGAGCAGCGTCCAGTCGTCAACAGCCAGGCCCAGGCCATTGGCTCTTCTGCTGGGCTGGAGGGCCAGCTGGAGGAGCGCTCTCTGGAGCAGGTCCAGACCATGGTGGTAGGAGAGGTCATGAAGGACATAGAGACTGCTTGCAAACTACTCAACATCACCCCAG AGCCCATGGAGTGGAGCAGTGGGCACGTGCAGAAGTGGCTGCTGTGGACGGAGCACCTTTACAGACTCCCCCAGGTGGGCAGGCAGTACCAGGAGCTCAGCGGGAGAGACCTGTGCTCCATGACCGAGGAGGACTTCAGGCAGCGCTCGCTGCAGTGTGGAGATATGCTGTATGCTCATCTGGACATCTGGAGATCAGCTGCATGCATGAAGGATCGCTTCTCAACCGGAAATGACAAGATCAATG GTGCAGATGAGCAGTGGCCTGAGGCAGACTCATGCTGCTCCAGCCAGCCCATCCACCTGTGGCAGTTCCTGCGGGAGCTGCTCCTCAAGCCCCACAACTACGGACGCTCCATCCGCTGGCTCAACAAGGAGAAAG GAATCTTCAAAATTGAGGATTCTGCTCATGTGGCCCGGTTATGGGGAATCCGGAAGAACCGTCCAGCCATGAACTATGATAAGCTGAGTCGCTCCATACGACAGTACTACAAGAAGGGCATCATACGTAAGCCAGACGTGTCTCAGAGGCTGGTGTACCAGTTTGTtaaacctgtatga